In the Terriglobus sp. RCC_193 genome, CATCATGAAGGTGATGGCGCAGGGGCTTCCCGGCGGCACGTCGTTCATGGAGGACTACACCTACGACTTCGCAGGCAAACCCTCCATTCTCGGCTCGCACATGTTGGAAATATGCCCGTCGATTGCGGAGAACAAGCCTTCACTTGAGGTGCATCCGCTGGGCATCGGCGGTAAGGAAGACCCGGTGCGCCTCGTCTTCAATTCACCCGCAGGCCCTGCGATTGTCGCCAGCATTGTGGACATGGGCAACCGCTTCCGCATGATCGTGAATGAAGTGGACGCAGTAAAGCCCGCGCACGAGTTGCCAAAACTGCCGGTAGCGCGTGTGCTCTGGCATCCGAAGCCGAGTCTCAAGATCGCTGCTGCTGCATGGATTTATGCAGGCGGTGCGCACCACACTGGATATTCGCAGGTGTTGACAATGGAGCACATGGCAGACTTCGCGGAGATCGCAGGTATCGAACTGGTGCGCATCGACGATGAGACGAAGCTGCACACCTTCCGCAATGAACTTCGGTGGAACGACGCAGCCTACAAGCTGCAGTAACGGGAGCAGGCGATGCTGTTAAAGGAACTACGCGAAGAAGTGCTGGAAGCAAACCTGGAACTGGTGCGTCGCGGGCTGGTGCTGTACACCTTCGGGAATGCATCGGGTGTCGACCGCGAGCAGGGGCTTGTCGTCATCAAGCCATCCGGCGTGGACTACGACAAGCTAAAGCCGGAGCACATGGTCGTTACCGATCTGGAAGGTGAAATCGTGGAAGGGAATCTGCGTCCTTCTTCTGACCTGGATACGCACACGTTGCTGTATCGCGAATTCCCATCGATCGGTGCGGTGGTCCATACGCACTCTGACTATGCGACCAGTTTTGCTCAGGCAGGCCTGCCGATTCCTGCGCTTGGCACCACGCATGCAGATTATTTCTATGGCCCGGTACCAGTAACAGCACCGCTCAGCGATGAAGCGATTCAAGGCCGTTATGTCCACGAGACAGGTCTGGCGATTGCAGAGCGCTTCCGCAACGGCGAAGCCGGACAACCAATCGATCCGCTTGCCGTTCCCGCATGTCTAGTCGCAGGTCATGCACCGTTCGTATGGGGCAGGAATGCACACGATGCCGCGCATAACGCCGTAGTTCTGGAGGCAGTCGCAAA is a window encoding:
- a CDS encoding L-ribulose-5-phosphate 4-epimerase produces the protein MLLKELREEVLEANLELVRRGLVLYTFGNASGVDREQGLVVIKPSGVDYDKLKPEHMVVTDLEGEIVEGNLRPSSDLDTHTLLYREFPSIGAVVHTHSDYATSFAQAGLPIPALGTTHADYFYGPVPVTAPLSDEAIQGRYVHETGLAIAERFRNGEAGQPIDPLAVPACLVAGHAPFVWGRNAHDAAHNAVVLEAVAKMAYQTLTLRANCEGVSKALLDRHYFRKHGASATYGQC